In Rhodococcus rhodochrous, a single genomic region encodes these proteins:
- a CDS encoding NAD-dependent epimerase/dehydratase family protein gives MVVVGATGNLGTGIVEALGREPDITEIVGVARRPTEWTSPKATFTVADTTTDDFRPIVRGADAVIHLSWLFQPTHRPEVTWENNVLGAISVFEAAAAEKVPALIYSSSVAAYSPGRSTDRVTEDWPTHGWPGAAYPREKSYLERFLDTLELQAPETRIVRMRPYFIFKRESATSQRRLFVGPLLPGNLLRSGLLPVMPLVEDLRAQVLHTSDVADAFVRATIRPVRGAFNLATEPPVDGAFLAEMFSARKIPVPRAALREAVRAAWHAHLVPASPGLLDTVLQLPLLDSTRARTELGWEPRYSPPEILEEFLSGLREGAGMPTAPLAPDTAGRRAHEVATGVGQRP, from the coding sequence GTGGTCGTCGTCGGCGCGACCGGCAATCTGGGAACCGGAATCGTCGAGGCGCTCGGGCGTGAACCCGACATCACCGAGATCGTCGGCGTCGCGCGACGACCTACGGAATGGACGTCCCCCAAGGCGACCTTCACGGTCGCCGACACCACCACCGACGACTTCCGCCCGATCGTGCGGGGCGCCGACGCGGTGATCCACCTGTCGTGGCTGTTCCAGCCCACGCACCGTCCGGAGGTGACCTGGGAGAACAATGTGCTCGGCGCGATCTCGGTCTTCGAGGCGGCGGCCGCGGAGAAGGTTCCCGCACTGATCTACTCGTCGTCGGTCGCGGCCTATTCACCCGGACGCTCGACGGATCGCGTCACCGAGGACTGGCCCACGCACGGGTGGCCGGGCGCCGCCTATCCCCGCGAGAAGTCGTATCTGGAACGCTTTCTCGACACTCTCGAACTGCAGGCACCGGAGACCCGCATCGTACGGATGCGGCCCTACTTCATCTTCAAGCGCGAATCGGCGACCTCGCAACGACGCCTGTTCGTCGGCCCCCTGCTCCCGGGCAACCTGCTGCGCAGCGGCCTGCTACCCGTGATGCCGCTGGTCGAGGACCTGCGAGCCCAGGTACTGCACACGAGCGACGTGGCCGATGCCTTCGTCCGTGCGACGATCCGGCCCGTCCGCGGCGCGTTCAATCTCGCCACGGAACCACCCGTGGACGGCGCGTTCCTGGCAGAGATGTTCTCCGCCAGGAAGATCCCCGTACCGCGCGCGGCGCTCCGCGAAGCCGTGCGGGCGGCATGGCACGCGCATCTCGTTCCGGCCTCCCCCGGCCTGCTCGACACCGTGTTGCAACTTCCGCTGCTCGACAGCACCCGCGCCCGCACCGAACTGGGCTGGGAACCGCGGTATTCGCCGCCCGAGATCCTCGAGGAATTCCTGTCGGGTCTCCGCGAGGGAGCCGGGATGCCCACCGCTCCCCTGGCGCCCGACACCGCCGGACGCCGGGCACACGAGGTGGCCACCGGTGTGGGGCAGCGCCCCTGA